Below is a window of Burkholderiales bacterium DNA.
GCGGCGAAGCGTTCATCCAGGAGCATCCAGGCGAGCAGGGCCGAGCCCACCGGCTCGCCGAGAATCGCGACCGCGACAAAGGTCGCGGACAGCCTGCGCAGCGCCCAGTTGAACGCGGTATGGCCGAGCAGTTGCGGGCCGAGCGCCAGCGCCGCGATGAACCACCAGGCTGCGGCGCTCGCCGGCGCCCCCGGGCCCTCGCGCACGAGCAGCGCCACCCACAGCGCGACCGCTGCCGCGGCATAGGCGAGCCACACGTAGCTCGTCAGGCTGACCGTCGCCCTCAGCGATCGTCCGATCAAGAGATACCCGGAAGCGGCGATGGCGCCCAGGAGCGCGAGGCTGTTGCCGAGCACCGGCGCGGCTCCGGCGCGGGCATCGCCCGTGTCCGAGGCGAAGATCGCCGCGCTTCCCGCGACCGTCAGCGCGATTCCCGCCAGCGTCGCCATCGTCGGCCGCTCGCGCAGCAGCCAGGCCGAGGCGAGCGCCACCCACAACGGATTGGTCGTCACCAGCACCGTGCTGCTCGCCACCGACGTGTATTCGAGCGAGGCGATCCAGGTCCAGAAGTGTGCCGCGAGAAACAGGCCGGATGCCGCACACAGCGAAAACGAGCGCAGGCTCAATGCAGGCCATTCGCGCAGGAGTTTCGGCAGCGCGAAGGGCGCGAGCACGGCAGCGGCGATGCCCAGGCGCCCGGCCGCGATCGCCAGTGAGGAAGCGCCCTCGGCCTGCGCGTAGCGGATGAGGATGGACGCGGTGCAGACGACGGCCACGGCGCCGCCGAGCACCAGGAAAGTCGGTGCGGCTCCGCGCGCCACGTCGGACCTCCGACTCCCGGCGGCCGCGGCCGGAGTCTAATGGAGCTGGTCGGGAGGAACCGGCACGCCGGGGATCAGGTGCACGTCGATCCCTTCGTCGCGCAGATCCTGCACCTCGCTGCGCGAAGCCTGACCGCGAATCGAGCGCAGCGGCGCTTCCCGGTAGTGAATGCGACGCGCTTCGTCGGGGAAGCGCTCTCCGACGTCCTCGGTGTGCTCGAAGATGTACTGGAGATATTTTCTGCGCACGATCTCGAGCGCTTCCGCAGCGGTGGGTGCGCTCG
It encodes the following:
- a CDS encoding DMT family transporter, with amino-acid sequence MARGAAPTFLVLGGAVAVVCTASILIRYAQAEGASSLAIAAGRLGIAAAVLAPFALPKLLREWPALSLRSFSLCAASGLFLAAHFWTWIASLEYTSVASSTVLVTTNPLWVALASAWLLRERPTMATLAGIALTVAGSAAIFASDTGDARAGAAPVLGNSLALLGAIAASGYLLIGRSLRATVSLTSYVWLAYAAAAVALWVALLVREGPGAPASAAAWWFIAALALGPQLLGHTAFNWALRRLSATFVAVAILGEPVGSALLAWMLLDERFAALQLAGFVLLLCGIFVAARGEKPV
- a CDS encoding DUF1178 family protein, with the translated sequence MIVYNLACDNAHRFEGWFSSAEDFDRQLQEGKISCPVCRSADIARRPSAPYLNGRASAGEDRNPSAPTAAEALEIVRRKYLQYIFEHTEDVGERFPDEARRIHYREAPLRSIRGQASRSEVQDLRDEGIDVHLIPGVPVPPDQLH